A single genomic interval of Saccharothrix saharensis harbors:
- a CDS encoding phthiocerol/phthiodiolone dimycocerosyl transferase family protein yields the protein MATPIRPLSPVERWYWMCDQLSTLNVVSRTRVRGELPADLLRRGLDAVQARHPFLRLAIVDDDGLDPRWVPTDRPIPLRHVRREHDDQWVREINERELIDRVDPATGPLARAVVISGDDDVHDLLVVVPHIIADGTTVITLAQQWLELAADGGAVESYRELPPPDELRPARHTGDEGATRLAEQTARDEELMARTKPGRVEPTTRVPLDERRSRLLHRELTREQVDAVARAAREHGTTVHGAITAALVRAAAADAGGGHDHFAVGSPIDFRGELEPPVRPDEVGTYVATVPSVVDPSLPFWELARAITDDLTARKAVGDHFNLVTMVVGACPPSLAEARPFMEFMEANGPINLCSSNIGRYAFPDRIGPWRVSDAQFLTGISVNGYFVATINSSHGRLFWNFTYIADAVPDERARRMADDSLDTLLSEITQSSPAGA from the coding sequence ATGGCCACGCCGATCCGCCCGCTGTCCCCGGTGGAGCGCTGGTACTGGATGTGCGACCAGCTCTCCACGCTCAACGTCGTCTCCCGCACCAGGGTGCGCGGTGAGCTGCCCGCCGACCTGCTGCGCCGCGGCCTGGACGCCGTGCAGGCCAGGCACCCGTTCCTGCGGCTGGCCATCGTGGACGACGACGGCCTGGACCCGCGGTGGGTGCCCACCGACCGGCCGATCCCGCTGCGGCACGTGCGGCGCGAGCACGACGACCAGTGGGTGCGCGAGATCAACGAGCGCGAGCTGATCGACCGCGTCGACCCGGCCACCGGGCCGCTCGCCCGCGCCGTGGTGATCAGCGGCGACGACGACGTGCACGACCTGCTGGTGGTCGTGCCGCACATCATCGCCGACGGCACGACCGTGATCACGCTGGCGCAGCAGTGGCTGGAGCTGGCGGCCGACGGCGGAGCGGTGGAGTCCTACCGCGAGCTGCCGCCGCCCGACGAGCTGCGGCCCGCCCGGCACACCGGCGACGAGGGCGCGACCCGGCTCGCCGAGCAGACCGCCCGCGACGAGGAGCTGATGGCGCGCACGAAGCCGGGCCGGGTCGAGCCGACCACCCGCGTGCCGCTGGACGAGCGCCGGTCCCGCCTGCTGCACCGCGAGCTGACCCGCGAGCAGGTGGACGCGGTGGCCCGCGCGGCACGCGAGCACGGCACCACCGTGCACGGCGCGATCACGGCGGCGCTGGTGCGGGCCGCGGCGGCGGACGCGGGCGGCGGGCACGACCACTTCGCGGTGGGCTCGCCGATCGACTTCCGCGGCGAGCTGGAACCCCCCGTGCGGCCCGACGAGGTCGGCACCTACGTGGCCACCGTGCCGTCCGTGGTGGACCCGTCGCTGCCGTTCTGGGAGCTGGCCCGCGCGATCACCGACGACCTGACCGCGCGCAAGGCCGTGGGCGACCACTTCAACCTCGTCACGATGGTGGTCGGCGCGTGCCCGCCGTCGTTGGCGGAGGCGCGGCCGTTCATGGAGTTCATGGAGGCCAACGGGCCGATCAACCTGTGCTCGTCCAACATCGGCCGGTACGCGTTCCCCGACCGGATCGGGCCGTGGCGGGTGTCGGACGCGCAGTTCCTCACCGGCATCTCGGTCAACGGCTACTTCGTGGCCACGATCAACTCCAGCCACGGCCGCCTGTTCTGGAACTTCACCTACATCGCCGACGCGGTGCCGGACGAGCGCGCGCGGCGGATGGCGGACGACTCGCTGGACACCCTGCTGTCGGAGATCACCCAGAGTTCGCCCGCGGGCGCGTGA
- a CDS encoding nuclear transport factor 2 family protein, with translation MNAQEILTRSLELLENGDARGWCDLFHPDGVLEFPYAPPGWPNRFEGREAIWQHMQKFPEHLTVKFGEVTFYPTADENLAIGEFHGDGTATVSGLKLDQDYISVLHTDGEHITLYRDFWNPVKHMEALGGADAAAAIVQG, from the coding sequence ATGAACGCCCAGGAGATCCTGACCCGCAGCCTGGAGTTGCTGGAGAACGGCGACGCCCGCGGCTGGTGCGACCTGTTCCACCCCGACGGCGTGCTGGAGTTCCCCTACGCGCCGCCCGGCTGGCCCAACCGCTTCGAGGGCCGCGAGGCCATCTGGCAGCACATGCAGAAGTTCCCCGAGCACCTGACCGTGAAGTTCGGCGAGGTGACCTTCTACCCGACCGCGGACGAGAACCTGGCCATCGGCGAGTTCCACGGCGACGGCACGGCCACCGTGTCCGGGCTCAAGCTGGACCAGGACTACATCTCGGTCCTGCACACCGACGGTGAGCACATCACGCTCTACCGGGACTTCTGGAACCCGGTGAAGCACATGGAAGCGCTCGGCGGGGCCGACGCCGCCGCGGCGATCGTGCAGGGCTGA
- a CDS encoding SDR family oxidoreductase yields the protein MVFTAKALPPSGKTVLITGASTGLGRETALHLAERGFRVLGAVRKAEDGDRLAADCPSGRVEHVVLDVTDEASIAAAAGEVADKVGERGLWGLVNNAGICVSAPLEVVPTDVLRRQLEVNVVGQLAVTQAFLPLLRTARGRLVNVTSGLGTVAIPYLGPYSAAQFAKEGMSDALRRELAPMGVSVSVVSPGAIWTPIWGKIAQEGHDALSAAPARVADLYRATFLRFLRFNEQAAKDSKTQPAEVAVAIDSALTSAKPKTRYRIGTDVRRGSFLARVLPDTAVDSMFRKIVTPLPTDQEAHRVGS from the coding sequence ATGGTGTTCACCGCCAAGGCACTGCCGCCGAGCGGCAAGACCGTGCTGATCACCGGCGCGTCGACCGGCCTGGGCCGGGAGACCGCGCTGCACCTGGCCGAGCGGGGCTTCCGGGTCCTGGGCGCGGTGCGCAAGGCCGAGGACGGGGACCGGCTCGCCGCCGACTGCCCGTCGGGGCGGGTCGAGCACGTGGTGCTCGACGTGACCGACGAGGCGTCCATCGCCGCCGCGGCCGGGGAGGTGGCCGACAAGGTCGGCGAGCGCGGCCTGTGGGGGCTGGTCAACAACGCGGGCATCTGCGTCTCCGCGCCGCTGGAGGTCGTGCCCACCGACGTGCTGCGCCGCCAGCTCGAGGTCAACGTGGTCGGCCAGCTCGCGGTCACGCAGGCGTTCCTGCCGCTGCTGCGCACCGCCCGCGGCCGGCTGGTCAACGTGACCTCCGGGCTGGGCACGGTCGCGATCCCGTACCTCGGCCCGTACTCGGCGGCCCAGTTCGCCAAGGAGGGCATGAGCGACGCGCTGCGCCGCGAGCTGGCCCCGATGGGCGTGTCGGTGTCCGTGGTCAGCCCCGGCGCGATCTGGACCCCGATCTGGGGCAAGATCGCCCAGGAGGGCCACGACGCGCTGTCCGCCGCGCCCGCCCGCGTCGCCGACCTCTACCGGGCCACGTTCCTGCGGTTCCTCCGGTTCAACGAGCAGGCCGCCAAGGACAGCAAGACCCAGCCCGCCGAGGTGGCCGTCGCCATCGACTCGGCGCTCACCTCGGCCAAGCCCAAGACCCGCTACCGCATCGGCACCGACGTGCGGCGCGGCAGCTTCCTGGCACGGGTGCTGCCCGACACCGCCGTGGACTCGATGTTCCGCAAGATCGTCACCCCGCTGCCCACCGACCAGGAGGCGCACCGTGTCGGGTCCTGA
- a CDS encoding class I SAM-dependent methyltransferase: MSDLFEEHIGQHQALAVEHQPESAFYARSSGSATIMTLANFPDDVLPLLQMESLATVEAMPYLGCDTLVELGCYDGRALEVARHLGVRYLGVDLDAQAVATLAARIEREGMADRAGTLVDDLFNHHRWDRDVVGERPLYMLPFNLLGNFRHPLRLLRSLAGASGAAVISVFGEGLEATRVRHAYYTRCGVRGLAFELTGDGGVLFTGSDGFYSRSFSEARFRALLRECGLTVVRVRGNSLGYAATVLLGDAPSEARRR; encoded by the coding sequence ATGTCGGACCTGTTCGAAGAGCACATCGGCCAACACCAGGCGCTGGCGGTCGAGCACCAGCCGGAGTCCGCGTTCTACGCGCGCTCGTCGGGCTCGGCGACCATCATGACCCTCGCCAACTTCCCCGACGACGTGCTGCCGCTGCTGCAGATGGAGAGCCTGGCCACGGTCGAGGCCATGCCCTACCTCGGCTGCGACACGCTGGTCGAGCTGGGCTGCTACGACGGCCGGGCGCTGGAGGTGGCACGCCACCTCGGCGTGCGCTACCTGGGCGTCGACCTCGACGCCCAGGCGGTCGCCACGCTCGCCGCGCGGATCGAGCGCGAGGGCATGGCCGACCGGGCGGGCACGCTGGTCGACGACCTGTTCAACCACCACCGGTGGGACCGGGACGTGGTGGGCGAGCGGCCGCTGTACATGCTGCCGTTCAACCTGCTCGGCAACTTCCGCCACCCGCTGCGGCTGCTGCGGTCCCTGGCCGGCGCGTCCGGCGCGGCGGTCATCTCGGTGTTCGGCGAGGGGTTGGAGGCCACCAGGGTCCGGCACGCCTACTACACGCGCTGCGGCGTGCGCGGGCTGGCGTTCGAGCTGACCGGTGACGGCGGCGTGCTGTTCACCGGCTCGGACGGCTTCTACTCCCGGTCGTTCAGCGAGGCCCGGTTCCGGGCGCTGCTGCGGGAGTGCGGGCTGACCGTCGTGCGGGTGCGGGGCAACTCGCTGGGCTACGCGGCGACCGTGCTGCTCGGCGACGCGCCGTCGGAGGCGCGTCGGCGGTAG
- a CDS encoding ClpP family protease, with product MEHGGTVDLAAAILARSNTQAPITHDPLYEQLLRSRIVLLGSEVNDEVANRLTMQLLVLAAEDEEADIQMYINSPGGSVTAGMAIYDTMNHIKPDVSTIGLGFVASMGQFLLSSGARGKRFVLPSTRVLMHQPSAGIGGTATDIEIQATIFTQMKKRMARITAEQTGQTVETIERDADRDKWFTAEEALEYGFVDRIITNI from the coding sequence ATGGAACATGGGGGAACGGTGGACCTCGCGGCAGCGATCTTGGCCCGCTCGAACACGCAAGCTCCGATCACGCACGACCCGTTGTACGAGCAGCTGCTTCGGTCGCGGATCGTGCTGCTCGGCTCGGAGGTCAACGACGAGGTCGCGAACCGGCTGACGATGCAGTTGCTGGTGCTCGCGGCCGAGGACGAAGAAGCCGACATCCAGATGTACATCAACTCGCCGGGCGGTTCGGTCACGGCGGGCATGGCCATCTACGACACGATGAACCACATCAAGCCCGACGTCTCCACGATCGGCCTGGGCTTCGTGGCCTCGATGGGCCAGTTCCTGCTCTCGTCGGGCGCTCGCGGCAAGCGCTTCGTGCTGCCCAGCACGCGGGTGCTGATGCACCAGCCGTCCGCGGGCATCGGCGGCACGGCGACCGACATCGAGATCCAGGCGACGATCTTCACCCAGATGAAGAAGCGGATGGCCCGGATCACCGCCGAGCAGACCGGTCAGACGGTGGAGACCATCGAGCGCGACGCCGATCGCGACAAGTGGTTCACCGCCGAGGAAGCCCTCGAGTACGGCTTCGTCGACCGGATCATCACCAACATCTGA
- a CDS encoding MFS transporter: protein MPLAVYVLGLGIFALTTSEYMVSGLMPALSAEFDVSFAAVGYLVTVYAGAMAVGGPLLTVALLKMSRKTALLGLVAVFVAGQVLGAAAQGYGTMVVARLVTAVAAAAFFGVALTACAELVGGEKFARASSLVLGGLMFGTVLGLPAATFVGERFGWRVSFLAVAVVALAVGLLLVKALPAMPAPPAVPMAGQLAIFRSGKLWAIYATSLLLIGATFAGFTYFVPILTELSGFSAGIVPVLLVVYGVATIVGNNVVGRLADRFTIQVLVVGLVVAVAAMVLFALFAQSAVVAVVALVVIGLTGVSMNPALVTRGARVGQNNMLVNSVHTACIMAGVMVGSWIGGLGIDWGMGLRGPLWIGAALGVLGLLTLVPDALALRRPVPVAEQA, encoded by the coding sequence ATGCCGCTAGCCGTCTACGTCCTCGGCCTGGGCATCTTCGCCCTGACCACCAGCGAGTACATGGTGTCGGGGCTGATGCCCGCGCTGTCCGCCGAGTTCGACGTGTCGTTCGCGGCCGTCGGCTACCTCGTGACCGTCTACGCGGGCGCGATGGCGGTCGGCGGACCGCTGCTGACCGTGGCGCTGCTGAAGATGTCGCGCAAGACCGCGCTGCTCGGCCTGGTCGCGGTGTTCGTGGCGGGCCAGGTGCTCGGTGCCGCCGCGCAGGGCTACGGGACGATGGTGGTGGCTCGCCTGGTCACCGCCGTCGCCGCGGCGGCGTTCTTCGGCGTGGCGCTGACGGCGTGCGCCGAGCTGGTCGGCGGCGAGAAGTTCGCGCGGGCGTCGTCGCTGGTGCTGGGCGGGCTGATGTTCGGCACCGTGCTCGGCCTGCCGGCGGCGACGTTCGTCGGCGAGCGGTTCGGCTGGCGGGTCAGCTTCCTGGCGGTGGCGGTGGTCGCGCTGGCGGTCGGCCTGCTGCTGGTCAAGGCGCTGCCCGCGATGCCCGCTCCGCCGGCGGTGCCGATGGCGGGCCAGCTCGCGATCTTCCGCAGCGGCAAGCTGTGGGCCATCTACGCGACGAGCCTGCTGCTGATCGGCGCCACGTTCGCGGGCTTCACCTACTTCGTGCCGATCCTGACCGAGCTGAGCGGGTTCTCGGCGGGGATCGTGCCGGTGCTGCTCGTGGTCTACGGCGTGGCGACGATCGTGGGCAACAACGTGGTGGGCAGGCTGGCCGACCGGTTCACCATCCAGGTGCTCGTGGTCGGCCTGGTCGTGGCCGTGGCGGCGATGGTGCTGTTCGCGCTGTTCGCCCAGTCGGCCGTGGTCGCGGTCGTCGCGCTGGTGGTGATCGGCCTGACCGGCGTGTCGATGAACCCGGCCCTGGTGACCCGGGGCGCGCGGGTGGGCCAGAACAACATGCTGGTCAACTCCGTGCACACGGCCTGCATCATGGCCGGCGTGATGGTCGGGTCGTGGATCGGCGGTCTCGGCATCGACTGGGGCATGGGGTTGCGGGGCCCGCTGTGGATCGGCGCCGCCCTCGGCGTGCTCGGCCTGCTGACCCTGGTACCGGACGCGCTGGCCCTGCGCCGGCCCGTGCCGGTGGCCGAACAGGCCTGA
- a CDS encoding acyl carrier protein, whose protein sequence is MRSAVEDRLVVLISEISEVPAEDITPETPLEDLGFDSLVLVELAMKLRKEFGVVASDEELDEVETVGGLLRFATRARSA, encoded by the coding sequence ATGCGCTCTGCGGTCGAAGACCGGCTCGTCGTGCTGATCAGCGAGATCAGCGAGGTGCCCGCCGAGGACATCACGCCCGAGACCCCGCTGGAGGACCTGGGGTTCGACTCGCTGGTCCTGGTGGAGCTCGCGATGAAGCTGCGCAAGGAGTTCGGGGTCGTCGCCTCGGACGAGGAGCTGGACGAGGTGGAGACCGTGGGCGGGCTGCTCCGGTTCGCCACCCGGGCCCGGTCCGCGTAG
- a CDS encoding FAD-dependent oxidoreductase, with protein MSKSKKIVIVGAGMGGLTAAAALGRAGFEVEVYERARELRPVGSALSLMSNALTALAAVGVTPEFTGRSLVFESLSFLTKRGRPIRTIHFGELARRIGQPNLAIHRASLQQALLEQASDAKFEFGATATGYTRDGDGVVVSFDDGREVRADVLVGADGFNSAIRRAIAGPERPLDYNYVVWRATPKFSHPKVTHAYAAHYWGRGQRFGLVDIGGGDVYWWGTKNMPAEQAADWRGGKAGVQRLYAGWADEVQQVIAATPEEGITSLPAQDRPFLEQWGDGPVTLLGDAAHPMLTSLGQGAAIAIEDGAVLAHCLKTIDDPRAALRAYEDRRRDRARGMVLASRGLSRTEQLQNPFQTFARGLYFRFVSEKTLDRQNEQALIFPGVE; from the coding sequence GTGAGCAAGAGCAAGAAGATCGTCATCGTCGGCGCGGGCATGGGCGGCCTGACGGCCGCCGCCGCGCTGGGCCGGGCCGGGTTCGAGGTCGAGGTGTACGAGCGGGCGCGGGAGCTGCGCCCGGTCGGCTCGGCGCTGTCGCTGATGAGCAACGCGCTCACCGCGCTGGCCGCGGTCGGCGTCACGCCCGAGTTCACCGGCCGGTCGCTGGTGTTCGAGTCGCTGAGCTTCCTGACCAAGCGGGGCCGTCCGATCCGGACGATCCACTTCGGCGAGCTGGCCCGGCGGATCGGGCAGCCGAACCTGGCCATCCACCGGGCGAGCCTGCAGCAGGCGCTGCTGGAGCAGGCGTCGGACGCGAAGTTCGAGTTCGGCGCGACCGCCACCGGCTACACCCGCGACGGCGACGGCGTGGTGGTGTCGTTCGACGACGGCCGCGAGGTGCGCGCCGACGTGCTGGTCGGCGCGGACGGCTTCAACTCCGCCATCCGCCGCGCGATCGCCGGCCCCGAGCGGCCCCTCGACTACAACTACGTCGTGTGGCGCGCGACGCCCAAGTTCAGCCACCCCAAGGTCACGCACGCCTACGCGGCCCACTACTGGGGTCGCGGCCAGCGGTTCGGCCTGGTCGACATCGGCGGCGGCGACGTCTACTGGTGGGGCACCAAGAACATGCCCGCCGAGCAGGCGGCCGACTGGCGCGGCGGCAAGGCGGGCGTCCAGCGGCTCTACGCCGGGTGGGCCGACGAGGTGCAGCAGGTCATCGCCGCCACCCCGGAGGAGGGCATCACCAGCCTGCCCGCGCAGGACCGGCCGTTCCTGGAGCAGTGGGGCGACGGACCGGTGACCCTGCTCGGCGACGCGGCGCACCCGATGCTGACCAGCCTCGGCCAGGGCGCGGCCATCGCGATCGAGGACGGCGCGGTGCTCGCCCACTGCCTCAAGACCATCGACGACCCGCGGGCCGCGCTGCGCGCCTACGAGGACCGCCGCCGCGACCGGGCGCGCGGCATGGTGCTGGCCTCGCGCGGGCTCAGCCGCACCGAGCAGCTGCAGAACCCGTTCCAGACCTTCGCCCGCGGCCTGTACTTCCGGTTCGTGTCCGAGAAGACGCTCGACCGGCAGAACGAGCAGGCCCTGATCTTCCCGGGAGTCGAGTGA
- a CDS encoding beta-ketoacyl-ACP synthase III encodes MARAAVLAGLGTHVPPDVLTNDMLAEVLDTSDTWIRTRTGIRQRHVADERTTTGDLAVAAGERALASAGVERVDVVVLATTTPDRQCPATAPTVASRLGLSGTPAFDVQAACTGFVYGLAAVSSMITAGLFETALFIGADKFTDTLDPEDRSGRALIGDGAGAVVLRAGEGDEDGALLAFDLGSDGEHVGLLEVPAVNRVERAEGATRGYFHMEGKPVFTKAVTAMTDSVRRVLDRVGWATGEVDRLVPHQANARILAAVADQLDLPADRLVSNISDVGNTVAASIPLALGHGMRHQGLRSGHNVVLTGFGAGLTWGSVAVRWPKINDIGS; translated from the coding sequence GTGGCACGGGCCGCGGTGCTCGCCGGGCTCGGCACCCACGTGCCGCCCGACGTGCTGACCAACGACATGCTCGCCGAGGTGCTCGACACCTCCGACACCTGGATCCGCACCCGCACCGGCATCCGGCAGCGGCACGTCGCGGACGAGCGGACCACCACCGGCGACCTCGCGGTGGCGGCCGGGGAACGCGCGCTGGCCTCGGCCGGCGTGGAGCGGGTGGACGTGGTCGTGCTCGCCACGACCACCCCCGACCGGCAGTGCCCGGCCACCGCGCCCACCGTGGCGTCACGCCTGGGCCTGTCCGGCACGCCCGCGTTCGACGTGCAGGCCGCCTGCACCGGGTTCGTCTACGGCCTGGCCGCGGTGTCGTCGATGATCACCGCCGGGCTGTTCGAGACCGCGCTGTTCATCGGCGCGGACAAGTTCACCGACACCCTGGACCCGGAGGACCGGTCCGGTCGGGCGCTCATCGGCGACGGCGCGGGCGCGGTCGTCCTGCGGGCCGGGGAGGGCGACGAGGACGGCGCGCTGCTCGCGTTCGACCTGGGCAGCGACGGCGAGCACGTCGGGCTGCTCGAAGTGCCCGCGGTGAACCGGGTCGAACGGGCGGAGGGCGCCACCCGCGGCTACTTCCACATGGAGGGCAAGCCGGTGTTCACCAAGGCGGTCACCGCGATGACCGACTCGGTGCGCCGGGTGCTGGACCGGGTCGGCTGGGCGACCGGCGAGGTGGACCGCCTGGTGCCGCACCAGGCCAACGCCCGCATCCTGGCCGCCGTCGCCGACCAGCTCGACCTGCCCGCCGACCGGCTGGTCAGCAACATCTCCGACGTCGGCAACACCGTCGCCGCGTCGATCCCGCTCGCCCTCGGGCACGGGATGCGCCACCAGGGCTTGCGGTCCGGGCACAACGTCGTGCTCACGGGGTTCGGCGCGGGACTGACCTGGGGGTCGGTCGCGGTGCGCTGGCCCAAGATCAACGACATCGGCAGCTAG
- a CDS encoding acyl-CoA dehydrogenase family protein — MGLRQEVRAFARTHLLDGPADLAARTAAWHAAGLANWWLPVEHGGRGLSLVEGVDVVDELAYADAGFAFSSLVGVIGSTLVDLYGDDRLRADVLGALGRDGGFFATAVTERDAGSELDRMATTAVPKGDSVVLTGEKLFSTNADHARYLLVVARHEAGADEQPHVAVVVPRDAAGVAVSEPWRTMGLTGSPVHRVSLSDCAVPAGHVLDGHGLRLLEVGLNASRVLIAATAVGLSRRVRDLCLDFAGGRRLRDGVLAKHPLFADKMAQVEIEIETMRSQCRAAAAEFDAVRADPDAARRFARRGALKSALVAKVFCGQAGWRVAGTGSEVFGGLGYTDELPIGALMRDLRHVSLVEGGEDVLRDVVYRRFTAPPVRRA; from the coding sequence ATGGGCCTGCGTCAGGAAGTGCGCGCGTTCGCCCGGACGCACCTGCTCGACGGACCGGCCGACCTCGCGGCGCGCACCGCGGCCTGGCACGCCGCGGGGCTCGCCAACTGGTGGCTGCCCGTCGAGCACGGCGGCCGCGGCCTGTCCCTGGTCGAGGGCGTCGACGTGGTCGACGAGCTGGCCTACGCCGACGCCGGGTTCGCGTTCTCGTCCCTGGTCGGCGTGATCGGCTCGACGCTGGTCGACCTGTACGGCGACGACCGGCTGCGCGCCGACGTGCTCGGCGCGCTCGGCCGGGACGGCGGCTTCTTCGCCACCGCCGTCACCGAGCGGGACGCCGGCAGCGAGCTCGACCGGATGGCCACCACGGCGGTGCCCAAGGGCGACAGCGTCGTCCTCACCGGCGAGAAGCTGTTCTCCACCAACGCCGACCACGCCCGCTACCTGCTCGTGGTGGCGCGGCACGAGGCCGGCGCGGACGAGCAGCCGCACGTGGCCGTCGTCGTGCCGCGCGACGCGGCCGGGGTCGCGGTGTCGGAGCCGTGGCGCACGATGGGCCTGACCGGCTCGCCGGTGCACCGGGTGTCGCTGTCGGACTGCGCCGTACCGGCGGGCCACGTGCTCGACGGGCACGGCCTTCGGCTGCTGGAGGTCGGGTTGAACGCCAGCCGGGTGCTCATCGCGGCCACCGCCGTCGGCCTGTCCCGGCGCGTGCGCGACCTGTGCCTGGACTTCGCGGGCGGCAGGCGGCTGCGCGACGGCGTGCTGGCGAAGCACCCGCTGTTCGCCGACAAGATGGCCCAGGTCGAGATCGAGATCGAGACCATGCGCAGCCAGTGCCGCGCCGCAGCGGCCGAGTTCGACGCCGTGCGCGCGGACCCGGACGCGGCGCGGCGGTTCGCCCGGCGCGGCGCGCTCAAGTCCGCGCTGGTGGCCAAGGTGTTCTGCGGCCAGGCCGGGTGGCGCGTGGCGGGCACCGGGTCGGAGGTGTTCGGCGGCCTCGGTTACACCGACGAGCTGCCGATCGGCGCGCTGATGCGCGACCTGCGCCACGTGTCGCTGGTCGAAGGCGGCGAAGACGTGCTGCGCGACGTCGTGTACCGGCGGTTCACGGCGCCTCCGGTCAGGCGCGCGTGA
- a CDS encoding cytochrome P450 family protein, whose product MSGPELRLGEELISPLHPLYDGLQVDGAPRPAHLAPDHPVWVVTRYADAKKVLSHPGVRRDAKQAAELYAKRTGERREAIGASLTAHMLNADPPDHTRLRALVGRAFTGRRVERLRPHIEQLTDELLDAMAAREQADLMGDFAVPLTIGVICELLGVPPAERDHVRSAWERQAELLSPEAAEELAEEQADYLRGLLEAKRRDPADDVYSALVQAADEDGLSADELVAMSHLLLMAGFETTMNMIGNAVVTLLLHPEQAASLRENPDLLPNALEELVRYDSAVRASMLRFTVEDVDLGDVTIPAGEYVLVSNLTANHDPERFADPDRLDLTRKADGHLGYGHGVHYCVGAPLARLEARVAIGALLARFPDLRLAVPHGELVWLPITFLRALISVPVTPQPVLTGRTSA is encoded by the coding sequence GTGTCGGGTCCTGAACTCCGCCTCGGCGAGGAGCTGATCTCGCCGCTGCACCCGCTCTACGACGGCCTCCAGGTCGACGGCGCGCCCCGGCCCGCCCACCTCGCGCCCGACCACCCGGTGTGGGTGGTGACCCGGTACGCCGACGCCAAGAAGGTGCTCTCGCACCCCGGCGTGCGGCGTGACGCGAAGCAGGCGGCCGAGCTGTACGCCAAGCGCACGGGGGAGCGGCGGGAGGCCATCGGCGCGTCCCTGACCGCGCACATGCTCAACGCCGACCCGCCCGACCACACCCGGCTGCGGGCCCTGGTCGGCCGGGCGTTCACCGGCCGGCGGGTCGAGCGGCTGCGCCCGCACATCGAGCAGCTGACCGACGAGCTGCTGGACGCGATGGCCGCGCGCGAGCAGGCCGACCTGATGGGCGACTTCGCCGTGCCGCTGACCATCGGCGTGATCTGCGAGCTGCTGGGCGTGCCGCCCGCCGAACGCGACCACGTGCGCTCGGCGTGGGAGCGGCAGGCCGAGCTGCTGTCGCCCGAGGCCGCCGAAGAGCTGGCCGAGGAGCAGGCCGACTACCTGCGCGGCCTGCTGGAGGCCAAGCGCCGCGACCCGGCCGACGACGTCTACAGCGCGCTCGTGCAGGCCGCGGACGAGGACGGGCTGTCCGCGGACGAACTCGTGGCCATGTCCCACCTGCTGCTCATGGCCGGTTTCGAGACGACCATGAACATGATCGGCAACGCGGTCGTCACGCTGCTGCTGCACCCCGAGCAGGCCGCGTCGCTGCGGGAGAACCCGGACCTGCTGCCGAACGCGCTGGAGGAGCTGGTCCGCTACGACAGCGCGGTCCGCGCGTCGATGCTCCGGTTCACCGTCGAGGACGTCGACCTCGGCGACGTGACCATCCCGGCGGGCGAGTACGTGCTGGTCTCCAACCTCACCGCCAACCACGACCCCGAGCGGTTCGCCGACCCGGACCGGCTCGACCTGACCCGCAAGGCCGACGGGCACCTCGGCTACGGCCACGGCGTGCACTACTGCGTCGGCGCGCCGCTGGCCCGGCTGGAGGCCAGGGTCGCGATCGGCGCGCTGCTCGCCCGCTTCCCGGACCTGCGCCTGGCCGTGCCCCACGGCGAGCTGGTCTGGCTGCCGATCACGTTCCTGCGCGCCCTGATCAGCGTGCCCGTCACCCCCCAGCCCGTGCTCACCGGAAGGACGTCCGCATGA